Sequence from the Pedobacter sp. D749 genome:
CATCATTTCAACTCCAAAAACACCCTTAAATTCAGAATATAATTCTGTATACTCATTTAACGTGTTGTAAATCAATAAATTGATTCGATTATTTCTAATATTGATGCCTGTTATATGCTGCTGTAAAGTCGGTGCGCATAATCTTAAATTTAGCGATAACAGTCTGGATAAATTCTTCATCCAAAATTTCGAATACATCATTTACGCCTCCTCCACTCAGGTCAAGCTCAGCCAGTTTATAACTTTGCTCAAAAGTACCCTGTTCAAATTTGATGATGAATTTCTGGTTCATCGAAAAAATGGTAATCTTACATTCCGGATGTGGAAGTTCTGCTACTACTCTCATTTATTTATATTTTATTTACGATTCAATACATACACCATTAAGCGTACCCCAACTATCTATAATAGCGAAACGGGCAAACAACTCTTCATTATACCATTTACGCTCCCTGGTGAGTTTAATAACGTCTGAATGATCGTGTGATTGATAGGCGTAAGCCTTCATGCTTTCAGCGCTTTCCCATATCGAAAAAGTAGCCTGATCAAAAAAGGGATTTTCACCAACTCCGGCAGAAAGAACAAACCCAGGAGCATTTCTCATGGCATTCGCTGCCCGTTTTATATTCTGCCTAAACTCTTTTAATTTATTAAATTTAATAGCTGCGCGGGTGATCACTGCTATTTTACCCTGGTGCTGACTCTTGGTTTTTGAAATTTTAAACGGCTCTATTCCTGACCATAAGCCATGACTGGATAAAGGATTTAGTAAGATGGTAAAACTTTCGATCCCAAAAAAATTAAACCATTTTACAACAAAAGAATTACCATAAAAACGATCACAATCGTTTCTATTATCCCAGGCAGTAAGTACCGCCCAATGCTTATAATCTGGTGCAAGATCTACCTGAGCATCTTTTCCGCTTCCCATTAATTTCCAGAATCTACATGTTTTATTTAGCCATAGCGGCAATCTTAAAACCGCCATGCCGATAAATGCAAAAGGAATGGTTAGGCGATGGAATTTCGTAATGGTTAAGGCTACAATCATTAATTAAATTGATAAGGCTCAAAACTAATAATT
This genomic interval carries:
- a CDS encoding DUF3291 domain-containing protein, with amino-acid sequence MIVALTITKFHRLTIPFAFIGMAVLRLPLWLNKTCRFWKLMGSGKDAQVDLAPDYKHWAVLTAWDNRNDCDRFYGNSFVVKWFNFFGIESFTILLNPLSSHGLWSGIEPFKISKTKSQHQGKIAVITRAAIKFNKLKEFRQNIKRAANAMRNAPGFVLSAGVGENPFFDQATFSIWESAESMKAYAYQSHDHSDVIKLTRERKWYNEELFARFAIIDSWGTLNGVCIES